The following are encoded together in the Flavobacterium sp. TR2 genome:
- the rsfS gene encoding ribosome silencing factor, translating to MAKKTVNNDVLLANIIKGIEEVKGNDIDILDLREIDTAVCDYFVICNGSSNTQVNAIVNSIQKIVSKDLKDKPWHVEGTDNAEWVLMDYVHIVVHVFQKHIREYYNIESLWGDAKITSIENKY from the coding sequence ATGGCGAAAAAGACTGTTAATAATGATGTTCTACTGGCGAACATAATCAAAGGGATTGAGGAAGTAAAAGGAAATGATATCGATATTCTTGACTTAAGAGAGATAGATACAGCTGTATGCGACTATTTTGTTATTTGCAACGGTAGCTCAAACACCCAAGTAAACGCCATCGTAAACTCAATTCAAAAAATTGTATCAAAAGACTTAAAAGATAAACCTTGGCACGTAGAAGGAACCGATAACGCTGAATGGGTTCTAATGGATTATGTACACATTGTAGTACACGTTTTCCAGAAGCATATTCGCGAATATTACAACATCGAAAGCCTTTGGGGCGATGCCAAAATAACTTCAATCGAGAACAAATACTAA
- a CDS encoding biotin--[acetyl-CoA-carboxylase] ligase, which translates to MKLIKLDAIDSTNDFLKALASQDELENFTTVTAENQTKGKGQVGGIWKTQAGKNLTMSVLVKDFLFNNEEVFNLSLVVSLSVAEVLKTLNIPDIYIKWPNDILSYNKKLVGILIENTLKSDGRIVSVAGIGINVNQTDFAELPTASSMAVIAGKSFDKEELAVLIVEKLKEKIHLWNTSAHLFWEDYLNFLFKKGIPTAFRDNNNNDFMGIIQGVTPMGKLQVLLEDDSVAEFEIKEVKMLY; encoded by the coding sequence ATGAAACTAATCAAACTCGATGCCATAGATTCTACAAATGACTTTCTAAAGGCTTTGGCAAGTCAGGATGAACTGGAGAATTTTACAACGGTAACAGCTGAAAATCAGACAAAAGGGAAGGGACAAGTAGGGGGCATATGGAAGACTCAAGCTGGTAAAAACTTAACTATGAGCGTTTTGGTTAAAGATTTTCTCTTTAATAACGAAGAAGTTTTCAATTTAAGTCTTGTTGTCTCTTTGTCGGTTGCAGAGGTTTTAAAAACATTAAATATTCCTGATATTTATATTAAATGGCCAAACGACATTCTGTCATATAATAAGAAGTTGGTTGGCATATTAATCGAAAACACTTTAAAAAGTGATGGCAGAATCGTGTCAGTTGCCGGAATCGGAATCAATGTCAATCAAACTGATTTTGCTGAATTGCCAACCGCTTCTTCTATGGCAGTAATTGCCGGTAAATCTTTTGATAAAGAAGAGCTGGCAGTTTTAATCGTAGAAAAATTAAAAGAGAAAATTCATTTATGGAACACCTCAGCGCATCTTTTTTGGGAAGATTATCTTAATTTTTTATTTAAAAAAGGAATTCCAACAGCATTTAGAGATAATAACAACAATGATTTTATGGGAATCATTCAAGGAGTTACTCCAATGGGTAAACTGCAGGTTTTGCTAGAAGATGATTCGGTTGCCGAATTTGAGATTAAGGAAGTTAAAATGCTTTATTGA
- a CDS encoding SRPBCC family protein, with translation MNLESPKVTVQKSAQDLFDQLTDVKNFEKLMPDNIAKFEVTGEDAFIFGLKGMPEIKLKMKDKVAPNKIVLGAASDKLPFTLTSNIDTVSDSESAVQLFFEGEFNAMMAMMVKGPIGKFIETLANNMHKL, from the coding sequence ATGAACTTAGAAAGTCCAAAAGTTACTGTTCAGAAATCAGCTCAGGATTTATTCGATCAACTGACTGATGTAAAGAATTTCGAAAAATTAATGCCAGACAATATCGCTAAATTTGAGGTGACTGGCGAAGACGCTTTTATTTTTGGATTGAAAGGGATGCCGGAAATCAAATTAAAAATGAAAGATAAAGTAGCGCCAAACAAAATCGTTTTGGGTGCTGCAAGTGATAAGCTTCCGTTTACACTGACTTCAAACATTGACACTGTTTCTGATTCAGAAAGTGCTGTTCAATTATTCTTTGAAGGCGAATTCAACGCTATGATGGCGATGATGGTTAAAGGCCCAATAGGTAAGTTTATTGAAACTTTAGCAAACAATATGCACAAACTTTAA
- the pyrE gene encoding orotate phosphoribosyltransferase, with translation MIFNKDTAEKTAELLLQINAIKLNPENPFTWASGWKSPIYCDNRLILSFPSIRNYVRDEFAKNIEKQFGKPDVIAGVATGAIGVGILVAESLGLPFVYVRPEPKKHGRQNQVEGFLQKGQNVVVVEDLISTGKSSLLAVEALRNEGANIKGMAAVFTYGFSVAEENFKEANVDLFTLSNYENLLDLAVQKQYITEDQQSTLQEWSVSPSTWGQE, from the coding sequence ATGATTTTTAATAAAGATACTGCCGAAAAAACAGCCGAATTGCTTTTGCAAATAAATGCAATTAAATTGAATCCCGAAAATCCTTTTACATGGGCTTCTGGTTGGAAATCTCCTATTTACTGTGATAATAGGTTAATTCTTTCATTTCCGAGCATTAGAAACTATGTTCGTGATGAGTTTGCTAAAAACATCGAAAAACAATTTGGAAAACCTGATGTGATTGCCGGTGTTGCTACTGGAGCCATTGGCGTTGGAATTTTGGTTGCCGAAAGTTTAGGACTTCCGTTCGTATATGTGCGTCCAGAGCCAAAAAAACACGGTAGACAAAACCAAGTGGAAGGTTTTTTACAAAAAGGACAGAATGTTGTGGTTGTAGAAGATTTAATCAGCACGGGAAAAAGCAGTTTACTGGCTGTTGAAGCTTTAAGAAATGAAGGCGCTAATATTAAAGGTATGGCGGCTGTTTTCACTTACGGTTTTAGCGTTGCCGAAGAAAACTTTAAAGAAGCTAATGTTGATTTATTCACATTGAGCAACTACGAAAATCTACTAGATTTAGCAGTTCAAAAACAATATATCACGGAAGACCAACAATCTACTCTTCAAGAATGGAGCGTTAGCCCATCAACTTGGGGACAGGAGTAA
- a CDS encoding NUDIX hydrolase: MYKVFVNDKPLFLTNEISRETDFQLFLLESIDIEQLIIKIFQNKIQKAILYHPDESEIMKTLKAKIPVNKAGGGFVYNKKGEVLFIFRNGKWDLPKGGIEKGEDIEATAMREVEEETGVNQLRITNKLQKTYHIFKRNGKYKLKITHWFEMFSDFEGTPHGQLEEGIEKVAWLNPEQIKEALKNSYENIKLLFEEEKKSTEKMAAPIAYRSGPDSK; the protein is encoded by the coding sequence ATGTATAAAGTTTTTGTAAACGACAAACCACTTTTTTTGACAAATGAAATCTCGCGTGAAACAGATTTCCAATTGTTCTTGTTGGAGAGTATTGATATCGAACAGCTTATTATAAAAATTTTTCAAAATAAAATTCAAAAAGCCATTCTATATCATCCAGACGAAAGTGAGATCATGAAGACCCTAAAAGCCAAAATTCCGGTAAATAAAGCGGGCGGAGGCTTTGTCTATAACAAGAAAGGCGAAGTCTTGTTTATCTTTAGAAACGGAAAATGGGATCTGCCAAAAGGCGGAATCGAGAAGGGGGAAGACATTGAAGCGACGGCTATGCGTGAGGTAGAGGAGGAGACAGGAGTAAACCAGCTTCGTATTACGAATAAACTTCAAAAAACCTATCATATCTTCAAACGCAACGGAAAATACAAACTTAAAATCACCCATTGGTTCGAAATGTTTTCCGATTTTGAAGGAACACCACACGGACAATTAGAAGAGGGAATTGAAAAAGTAGCGTGGTTAAACCCAGAACAAATTAAAGAAGCACTTAAAAACTCATACGAAAACATCAAATTGTTGTTCGAAGAAGAAAAAAAATCAACAGAAAAAATGGCTGCGCCTATTGCTTATCGCTCGGGTCCAGATTCTAAATAA
- a CDS encoding DUF4287 domain-containing protein — translation MSFQGYLKTIKEKTGNGPAEFRALAEQKGFTANGELKAEVKAGDIVNWLKNDFTLGQGHSMAIYALLKGIKNEDSE, via the coding sequence ATGTCATTTCAAGGATACCTAAAAACAATTAAAGAAAAAACAGGAAATGGTCCTGCTGAGTTTAGAGCTCTTGCAGAACAAAAAGGTTTTACTGCAAACGGAGAATTAAAAGCCGAAGTAAAAGCTGGAGATATTGTAAACTGGCTTAAAAATGATTTTACCTTAGGACAAGGGCATTCAATGGCAATTTACGCTTTGCTTAAAGGCATTAAAAATGAGGATAGCGAATAA